In Mariluticola halotolerans, one DNA window encodes the following:
- a CDS encoding transporter substrate-binding domain-containing protein, whose translation MRVLISLCFLLGFSAAALAQALPFHADPSAREEAADLAGVPAIRFLTSADFPPFNYRDDGGELVGFHIDLAKAICTVLDVSCTVQAWPWDQVADALASNQGDVLLAGLAIDEISAEQFDFSSLYLMLPGRFVTMRDVAADFTATMPGDKKIAVRDGSAHARFLQANMPARELVPFDNEILALEAVREGEVDAYFGDAMRASFWLNESGNCCAFAGDPYFSPHWFGEGLAAAIPAGRGNVRNAVNTALAQLKRNGKLDELYLRWFPVSFY comes from the coding sequence ATGCGCGTGCTGATCAGTTTGTGTTTCCTGCTTGGATTTTCTGCGGCCGCCCTGGCGCAAGCCTTGCCCTTTCATGCCGATCCAAGCGCCCGTGAAGAAGCCGCTGATCTGGCAGGCGTGCCCGCGATCCGCTTTCTCACCAGCGCCGATTTTCCCCCCTTCAATTATCGCGATGATGGCGGGGAACTGGTCGGCTTTCACATCGACCTGGCCAAGGCGATCTGCACGGTGCTTGACGTATCCTGCACGGTGCAGGCCTGGCCCTGGGACCAGGTGGCCGACGCGCTGGCCAGCAATCAGGGCGATGTTCTGCTCGCCGGGCTGGCGATTGACGAAATCTCCGCCGAGCAATTCGATTTCTCCTCCCTTTACCTGATGCTACCGGGCCGTTTCGTAACGATGCGGGACGTGGCGGCCGATTTCACTGCGACGATGCCCGGCGACAAGAAAATCGCGGTGCGCGACGGTTCGGCCCATGCCCGGTTTCTGCAAGCCAATATGCCCGCGCGTGAGCTGGTGCCCTTCGACAACGAAATCCTGGCGCTCGAAGCCGTGCGGGAAGGGGAGGTGGATGCCTATTTCGGCGACGCCATGCGGGCCTCGTTCTGGCTCAACGAGAGCGGGAATTGCTGCGCGTTCGCGGGCGACCCCTATTTCAGTCCGCACTGGTTCGGCGAGGGGTTGGCCGCTGCCATTCCCGCCGGACGCGGCAATGTGCGCAATGCGGTCAACACAGCGCTCGCGCAACTCAAACGCAATGGCAAGCTCGACGAACTCTATCTGCGCTGGTTCCCTGTCAGCTTTTATTGA